A single window of Meiothermus sp. DNA harbors:
- a CDS encoding DUF4864 domain-containing protein, with the protein MKALVVLVLLLLGGQAQRLQDVPPPDRAAIQAIISAQIEAFKKDDAVRAFSFASPGIRRVFQTPERFLEMVRSGYPQIYRPLKVEFGPASRSVGALQQVRQVVHLVGLDGKRAVAYYLMERQPNGSWKIDGVQLELIVDDQTI; encoded by the coding sequence ATGAAAGCGCTGGTTGTCCTGGTTCTGCTCTTGCTGGGAGGGCAGGCCCAGCGCCTGCAAGACGTACCGCCGCCAGACCGCGCAGCCATTCAAGCCATCATCAGCGCGCAGATCGAGGCTTTCAAAAAAGATGATGCGGTTCGGGCTTTCTCCTTTGCTTCGCCGGGCATTCGCCGGGTTTTTCAGACCCCCGAACGCTTCCTCGAGATGGTCAGGTCGGGCTATCCCCAGATTTACCGGCCGCTCAAGGTGGAGTTTGGGCCTGCTAGCCGCTCGGTAGGAGCATTGCAGCAGGTGCGCCAGGTGGTGCACCTGGTTGGCCTGGACGGCAAGAGGGCGGTCGCCTACTACCTGATGGAGCGCCAGCCCAATGGCAGTTGGAAGATCGATGGGGTGCAGCTCGAGCTCATCGTAGACGATCAGACCATCTGA
- a CDS encoding M20 family metallopeptidase: MNLRDTIAELTPSLIEMRRDFHRHPELAFQEVRTSTKLAEFLEGLGLEVTRGVAQTGVVARLKGAKPGKTVLVRADIDALPIHEDSGVPYSSQTPGVMHACGHDGHAAIAAHVAAVLARHKEQLEGEVRFAFQPAEEIVAGARPMVEAGVLEGVDRVVGLHLYSLMPAGKVGVRPGPSMAAADAFTIHLWGKGAHAAMPHEGVDTVLMASQIIVALQSLVSRETDPVATSVITVATVSAGEGAHNIIPETALLKGTLRTFDANLRERLMRRIEELSQGIAAAMGGRAEVAWLPGSPAVVNNPQMVERFRQVARQVVGEEAVLEVPPVMGGDDMSEFLNRRPGVYFWLGAGDPDPGKNRPHHHPGFWIDDERALPLGTELMARAVLDFLQ, from the coding sequence ATGAACCTTCGAGATACCATCGCCGAGCTGACCCCCAGCCTGATTGAGATGCGCCGGGATTTTCACCGGCACCCCGAGCTGGCCTTTCAGGAAGTGCGCACCAGCACTAAGCTGGCCGAGTTCTTGGAAGGGCTGGGCTTGGAGGTCACCCGGGGGGTGGCCCAGACCGGTGTGGTGGCGCGCCTAAAGGGTGCCAAACCGGGCAAAACCGTGCTGGTGCGGGCCGATATCGATGCCCTGCCCATCCACGAAGACTCGGGCGTACCCTACAGCTCCCAGACCCCCGGCGTCATGCATGCCTGCGGCCACGACGGACATGCGGCCATTGCCGCGCATGTGGCCGCGGTGCTGGCCCGCCATAAAGAGCAGCTCGAGGGCGAGGTGCGCTTTGCCTTTCAGCCGGCCGAAGAGATTGTTGCGGGGGCCCGCCCGATGGTGGAGGCCGGGGTGCTGGAAGGGGTGGATCGGGTGGTGGGGCTGCACCTGTATAGTCTGATGCCCGCCGGCAAAGTAGGGGTGCGGCCTGGCCCCTCGATGGCCGCCGCCGACGCTTTTACCATCCACCTGTGGGGCAAGGGGGCCCATGCGGCCATGCCCCACGAAGGGGTAGATACCGTCCTGATGGCCTCGCAGATTATCGTGGCCCTGCAGAGCCTGGTCAGCCGCGAGACCGACCCGGTGGCCACCTCGGTCATCACCGTTGCTACCGTCTCAGCCGGTGAAGGGGCGCACAACATCATCCCCGAAACCGCCCTGCTCAAAGGCACCCTCCGTACCTTCGATGCCAACCTGCGGGAGAGGCTCATGCGCCGGATTGAGGAACTCAGCCAGGGGATTGCCGCCGCGATGGGGGGCCGTGCCGAGGTGGCCTGGCTGCCGGGTTCGCCCGCTGTGGTCAACAACCCCCAGATGGTTGAGCGGTTCCGGCAGGTGGCCCGGCAGGTGGTGGGGGAGGAGGCCGTGCTCGAGGTGCCCCCGGTGATGGGCGGCGATGACATGTCGGAGTTTCTGAACCGCCGTCCAGGGGTGTACTTTTGGCTGGGCGCCGGCGACCCCGACCCCGGCAAAAACCGCCCCCACCACCACCCCGGCTTCTGGATCGACGACGAACGGGCCCTGCCCTTGGGTACCGAGCTGATGGCTCGAGCGGTACTCGACTTTTTGCAATGA
- a CDS encoding long-chain fatty acid--CoA ligase, producing MTKPWLKHYDKGVPADIQFPEVPLWKLLADSAQKYPDHVALEFLGKVMGYRQLWEAVLKFAGALKAQGVQPGDRVAIMLPNCPQFVIAFYGTLVAGGVCVNINPLYTPRELRHQLSDAGAETLIILDMLWPRYAEIEQEVPVKRVFTTGIQDYLPFPKNLLFPLKARREKRWVNLPQHPKRLDFGKALRAATPIAEPHPAKPDDLALLQYTGGTTGLSKGAMLTHRNLVANTYQSLAWGGDEVKDLEGKGVMLGAIPFFHVYGMTVAMNYGLAAGYKLVLLPRPEVKPSIEAIEKHGVTHFPGVPTLYIGFINFPGIEKRKVGSVRVCISGSAALPVEVARKFEELTGGKLVEGYGLTEAAPCTHCNPLSGQRKMGSIGIPMPGIDAKILDENLHELPPGEVGELAVRGPNVMLGYWQRPDETNKTIKIDWLLTGDMARMDEDGYFYIVDRKKDMIIAGGYNIYPREVEEVLFAHPGVAEAAVVGLPDAYRGETVAAFIVPKPGVTLTAEELDQYCRENLAAYKVPRIYEFRSELPKSAVGKVLRRELREAALKERQKVGS from the coding sequence ATGACCAAACCCTGGCTCAAACACTACGATAAAGGCGTCCCGGCGGATATTCAGTTCCCCGAGGTACCCCTTTGGAAACTGCTGGCCGACAGCGCCCAGAAGTACCCCGATCATGTAGCCCTCGAGTTTCTGGGCAAAGTGATGGGCTATCGGCAGCTATGGGAAGCAGTGCTGAAGTTTGCCGGGGCCCTCAAGGCCCAAGGAGTACAGCCGGGCGACCGGGTGGCCATTATGCTGCCCAACTGCCCCCAGTTTGTGATTGCCTTCTACGGCACACTGGTGGCGGGGGGGGTCTGCGTGAACATCAACCCCCTGTACACCCCACGCGAGCTGCGACACCAGCTCTCCGACGCCGGGGCCGAGACCCTGATCATCTTGGATATGCTCTGGCCTCGCTACGCCGAGATCGAGCAGGAGGTGCCGGTCAAGCGGGTCTTCACTACCGGTATCCAAGACTACCTACCCTTCCCCAAAAACCTGCTCTTCCCCCTCAAAGCCCGGCGGGAAAAACGCTGGGTCAACCTCCCACAGCATCCTAAGCGTCTGGACTTTGGCAAAGCCCTGCGGGCTGCAACCCCCATCGCCGAACCTCACCCGGCCAAACCGGACGACCTAGCCCTTTTGCAGTACACCGGCGGCACCACCGGCCTTTCCAAGGGAGCCATGCTCACCCACCGCAACCTGGTGGCCAACACCTACCAGAGCCTGGCCTGGGGCGGGGACGAAGTGAAGGATCTCGAGGGCAAAGGCGTCATGCTGGGGGCCATTCCCTTCTTCCACGTGTACGGCATGACCGTGGCCATGAACTACGGCCTGGCGGCCGGCTACAAGCTCGTGCTGTTGCCCCGCCCCGAGGTTAAGCCCAGCATCGAGGCCATCGAAAAGCACGGGGTCACCCATTTTCCCGGCGTTCCCACGCTCTATATCGGGTTTATCAATTTCCCCGGCATCGAAAAACGCAAAGTAGGCAGCGTTCGGGTGTGCATCTCCGGCTCCGCTGCGCTGCCGGTAGAAGTAGCCCGCAAGTTCGAAGAGCTCACCGGGGGCAAGCTGGTCGAGGGCTACGGCCTCACCGAAGCAGCGCCCTGCACCCACTGTAACCCGCTCTCGGGGCAGCGCAAGATGGGTAGCATCGGCATCCCCATGCCCGGCATCGATGCCAAGATTCTGGACGAGAACCTGCACGAGCTGCCTCCCGGCGAAGTAGGTGAGCTGGCCGTGCGCGGGCCCAACGTGATGCTGGGCTACTGGCAGCGCCCCGACGAGACCAACAAAACCATCAAGATCGACTGGCTCCTTACGGGCGACATGGCCCGCATGGACGAGGACGGCTACTTCTACATTGTGGATCGCAAGAAAGACATGATCATTGCCGGAGGTTACAACATCTACCCGCGTGAGGTCGAGGAGGTGCTCTTTGCCCACCCCGGCGTGGCCGAAGCAGCGGTAGTGGGCTTGCCGGATGCGTACCGGGGCGAAACGGTAGCGGCCTTTATCGTGCCGAAGCCGGGCGTCACCCTAACCGCAGAAGAGCTGGATCAATACTGTCGCGAGAACCTGGCCGCTTACAAGGTGCCACGTATCTACGAGTTTCGCAGCGAGCTACCCAAAAGCGCGGTGGGCAAGGTGCTCAGGCGCGAGCTGCGCGAGGCCGCCCTCAAGGAGCGGCAGAAGGTAGGAAGCTAA
- a CDS encoding cysteine desulfurase family protein, translating to MIYLDYAATTPLDPEVKAAVQEVLSVYGNPSSVHGVGRRARQLLEEGRERVAGALGCKPRELVLTSGGTESDALAIYGVALARGRGHLVSSTLEHSAVLTALKNLERLGFAVTLLEPDRHGLIYPEQVAEALRSDTLLVSLMAVNNEIGTLYPVKAVAELCQARGVLFHTDAVQAFGTVPSRVEDLGADLISIAAHKFYGPKGAGALYVRKGIELFPLMPGKQEQGYRGGTENLPAVHGMGLAAEKAVAMLPQESRRLLELRERLESQLLAIPDVELNGHPTLRSPKHVNVTARGADGEGLLLNLDLLGVAASSGSACSSGSLEPSHVLLAIGRSKDEARASVRFSLGRYTTLEEVDSAAAAFAEAVGRSRVS from the coding sequence ATGATCTACCTCGACTACGCTGCTACCACCCCCCTCGACCCCGAGGTAAAGGCCGCCGTGCAGGAGGTTTTGTCGGTCTATGGCAACCCCAGCTCGGTGCATGGGGTGGGCCGACGGGCGCGGCAGTTGCTCGAAGAGGGTCGGGAGCGTGTGGCCGGAGCCTTGGGGTGTAAGCCCCGCGAGTTGGTGCTTACCAGTGGCGGTACCGAGTCCGATGCGTTGGCGATTTATGGGGTGGCGCTGGCCCGGGGGCGGGGCCACCTGGTAAGCAGCACCCTCGAGCACTCCGCCGTCCTAACCGCCCTCAAAAACCTCGAGCGGCTGGGTTTTGCGGTGACCCTGCTAGAGCCCGACCGACACGGCCTGATCTATCCTGAACAGGTGGCCGAGGCCCTGCGCTCCGATACGCTGCTGGTCTCGCTCATGGCCGTCAACAACGAAATCGGCACCCTGTATCCGGTTAAAGCGGTGGCTGAGCTTTGCCAGGCCAGGGGCGTGCTGTTCCATACCGACGCGGTGCAGGCCTTTGGCACGGTGCCCAGCCGGGTCGAAGACCTGGGGGCCGATCTCATCTCTATCGCCGCCCACAAGTTCTATGGGCCCAAGGGGGCGGGGGCGCTTTATGTGCGGAAAGGCATTGAGCTTTTCCCCCTGATGCCCGGCAAGCAGGAACAGGGCTACCGGGGGGGCACCGAGAACCTGCCGGCGGTTCACGGGATGGGCCTGGCCGCCGAGAAGGCCGTGGCCATGCTGCCCCAGGAGTCCAGGCGGTTGCTGGAGCTGCGAGAACGTTTGGAATCGCAGCTTCTAGCCATTCCAGATGTGGAGCTTAACGGCCACCCTACCCTGCGCAGCCCCAAGCACGTCAACGTGACGGCCAGAGGGGCCGATGGCGAGGGGCTCCTGCTCAACCTCGACCTGCTGGGGGTGGCGGCCTCCTCGGGCTCGGCCTGCAGCAGTGGGAGCCTCGAGCCCTCCCACGTACTCCTGGCCATCGGGCGGAGCAAAGATGAGGCCAGGGCCTCGGTACGGTTCAGCCTGGGGCGCTACACCACCCTAGAGGAAGTGGACAGCGCCGCCGCCGCTTTTGCCGAAGCCGTGGGACGCTCGAGGGTCTCTTAG
- a CDS encoding Rrf2 family transcriptional regulator: MWVSTKAQYGLRALVEIGLRQPAAVPLKEVAEAQGISQHYLEQIAAQLRRAGFIRSVRGARGGYRLGRPSEKITALEVVEALEGSLAPVVCLDDPESCWQTGHCSTETLWKRVDEAMREVLQQTTLKNLIEERKQIEARKLVQLEPVPPLAYGR; encoded by the coding sequence ATGTGGGTCTCTACCAAAGCCCAGTACGGCCTGCGGGCCCTGGTCGAGATTGGCCTGCGGCAACCGGCAGCGGTGCCGCTCAAGGAGGTGGCCGAGGCCCAGGGCATCAGCCAGCACTACCTGGAGCAGATTGCTGCCCAGCTCCGCCGGGCCGGCTTCATCCGCAGCGTGCGGGGGGCCCGGGGCGGCTACAGGCTGGGCCGGCCCAGCGAGAAAATCACCGCCTTAGAGGTGGTCGAGGCCTTGGAGGGCAGCTTAGCCCCGGTGGTCTGTCTGGACGACCCCGAGTCCTGCTGGCAGACCGGCCACTGCTCCACGGAAACCCTCTGGAAGCGGGTGGATGAGGCCATGCGGGAGGTACTGCAACAGACTACCCTGAAAAATTTAATCGAGGAACGCAAGCAAATCGAGGCCCGCAAGCTGGTGCAGCTCGAGCCCGTGCCGCCGCTGGCCTATGGCCGATAG
- a CDS encoding ABC transporter ATP-binding protein, which yields MSLALEIEGLTKRFGETIAVDNLSLTVPAGQLLTLLGPSGCGKTTTLRMVAGLEIPDGGHIRLGTQDITELPAYRRGLGMVFQSYALFPHMSVFENVAYGLKNRGLAASEVARRVEAALQRVGLGGLGARPPHTLSGGQQQRVAVARALVLEPPLLLFDEPLSNLDAKLRRSVRTELRALQQELGITALYVTHDQEEALALSDLIAVMNAGRLQQLGTPEEVYRYPANPFVASFIGMSSTLEAQAEPREEGVWAHLGGVRLPAFAPTPFRGAALLVVRPEEVRLGQGELSGRVRHTSYLGERLEVQLETPWGLLLAYQEPPKRPLAGQEVPFHIGWAAAYPA from the coding sequence ATGAGCCTGGCCTTGGAAATAGAAGGCTTGACCAAGCGCTTTGGGGAGACCATCGCGGTAGATAACCTCTCGCTCACGGTGCCGGCGGGCCAGCTCCTCACCTTGCTGGGGCCCTCGGGGTGTGGCAAGACCACCACCCTGCGGATGGTGGCGGGCCTCGAGATCCCCGACGGCGGCCACATCCGGCTAGGAACCCAGGACATCACCGAGCTGCCCGCCTACCGCCGGGGGCTGGGGATGGTTTTCCAGAGCTACGCCCTCTTCCCCCACATGTCGGTCTTTGAGAACGTGGCCTACGGCCTGAAAAACCGGGGGCTGGCGGCCTCCGAGGTGGCCCGGCGGGTGGAGGCAGCCCTCCAGCGGGTGGGCCTGGGCGGCCTGGGGGCCCGACCCCCCCATACCCTCTCCGGGGGGCAGCAGCAGCGGGTGGCGGTGGCCCGGGCGCTGGTGCTCGAGCCCCCCCTGTTGCTCTTCGACGAGCCGCTTTCCAACCTGGACGCCAAGCTGCGCCGCAGCGTGCGGACCGAGCTGCGGGCCCTACAGCAGGAGCTGGGCATCACCGCCCTCTACGTCACCCACGACCAGGAAGAAGCCCTGGCCCTCTCCGACCTGATTGCGGTGATGAACGCCGGCCGGTTGCAGCAGCTCGGCACCCCCGAGGAGGTCTACCGCTACCCGGCCAACCCGTTCGTGGCCTCGTTCATTGGGATGAGCTCCACCCTCGAGGCCCAAGCCGAGCCCCGGGAAGAGGGGGTTTGGGCCCACCTGGGCGGGGTGCGGCTGCCGGCCTTTGCTCCAACGCCCTTCCGCGGGGCAGCCCTTCTGGTGGTGCGGCCCGAGGAAGTGCGGCTGGGCCAGGGGGAACTTTCGGGCCGGGTTCGGCACACCTCGTACCTGGGCGAGCGGCTGGAGGTGCAGCTCGAGACCCCCTGGGGCCTGCTTCTGGCCTATCAAGAACCCCCCAAGAGGCCCCTAGCAGGCCAGGAGGTGCCCTTCCACATCGGCTGGGCCGCGGCCTACCCAGCCTAA